The genome window TGAAGAGCGTTTAAATAAACTCGGTGCGCAAACCATATATCAACGTGCTGATTTAGATGTAGATTACGAAGATGAAGCTGCAACATGGATTGCCGGTGCAGTTGATGCATTTGAACCTGATTTAAAAGCGCAGCAAGAAGCCGCTGGTGGTCAAGTTGTATCAATGCCATTTGGCGCACCAACGACCGCTTCAAGCCAATATACAAAACAAAATCCATTTGAAGCAGAGCTATTAACAGTTCAAAAAATTACCGGTCGCGACTCAACTAAAGATGTACGCCACGTTGAAATTTCGCTTGAAGGTTCTGACATTACTTACACACCAGGTGATTCGTTAGGTGTGTACTTTTTAAATGATGATGTATTAGTTGATGAAGTACTTACACTTACTCAAATAGATGCAACAAGCATTGTAAAAGTAGGTGATGAAGAGCTAAGCGTACGTGATGCACTTATTGAAAAACTAGAGCTGACTCAGTCATACCCAGGTTTTGTAGAAAAATACGCAATAGCAACTGGTACGCCTGAATTATTAAAGCTTGTAGAAGATAAAGCCGCAATGCGTGCGTATATTGAACCTCGCCAAATATTTGATGTAATTCGCCAAAACCCTGCAAAAATTGATGCACAAATATTAGTAGATTGCCTACGTAAACTACAAGCTCGTTTGTACTCAATTGCATCTAGCCAAGCTGAGGTTGAAGACGAAGTACATTTAACACTAGGTCTAGTGCAGTTTGATGCATTTGATAGCGAGCATTTAGGTGGCTGTACTGGTTACTTAACTCGTCGTGCAGAAGAAGGTTGTAAAGTTAAAGTATTTAGCGAACACAACGACAATTTCCGCCTACCCACTAACGATGATACACCTGTGATTATGGTTGGTCCTGGTACGGGTATTGCGCCGTTCCGTGCATTTTTACAAGAACGTGATTCGCGTGAAGCGCAAGGCAAAAACTGGTTGTTTTTTGGTAACCCACATTTCACTCAAGACTTTTTATACCAAGTAGAAATACAGGGTTATTTAAAATCGGGTTTACTTAACAAAGTAGATGTTGCATTTAGCCGCGATCAAGCAGAAAAAGTATACGTACAAGATAAGTTACGCAGTAACAGTAAAGACGTGTTTGAATGGTTAGAAGCTGGCGCTCACTTTTATATTTGTGGCGATGCAAATCGCATGGCAAAAGATGTACACAACGCCTTGCTTGATATTGTTAAAGAAAACACAGGCAAGAGCAATGAAGACGCAGAGCAATATTTAAAAGATTTGCGTAGCGCAAACCGCTATCAGAAAGACGTGTATTAATCACGTTTCTTATTTTATTTAACAGCTAGCAGCCGTCACTGTAACAAATTTAGGATTTAAAATGAGCGAACAAGATAAAAACGTAAAACTTTCTGATAACGAACGTTTGAAAAGAGAAAGTAACTTTTTACGTGGCACCATAGAAAAAGATTTAACAGACGAAATTACTGGTGGCTTTACAGCCGATAACTTTCAGTTAATACGTTTTCACGGTATGTACCAACAAGATGACCGCGATATACGTGGTGAGCGCGCTAAGCAAAAGCTAGAGCCGCTACATAATGTAATGTTACGTGCACGTATGCCTGGCGGTATTATTAAGCCAGAGCAGTGGTTAGCAATCGACAAGTTTGCAGATGACAAAACAAGCTACGGCAGCATTCGTTTAACAACGCGTCAAACGTTTCAGTTTCATGGTGTATTAAAGCCTAATATTAAAGGCATGCACCAAATGCTTGATAGCGTAGGTATAGACTCTATTGCTACAGCGGGTGACGTTAACCGTAATGTGCTTTGTACCACTAACCCAGTTGAGTCTGAGTTACACCAAGAAGCTTACGATTGGGCTGCAAAAATTTCTGAACACTTATTACCAAAAACGAAAGCGTATGCCGAAATTTGGTTAAATGGCGAAAAAGCAGAAACCACAGAAGAGCCAATTTTAGGATCTAATTACTTACCGCGTAAGTTTAAAACCACGGTGACTATTCCACCTAACAACGAAGTTGATGTACACGCTAACGATTTAAACTTTGTGGCAATTGCTGATAACGGCAAACTTGTTGGTTTTAACGTATTAGTGGGCGGTGGCCTTGCCATGACGCACGGCGATACAGCAACGTATCCGCGTAAGGCTGATGACTTTGGCTTTATTACGCTAGAAGATACCTTAAAAATTGCAGAGCATGTTGTATCTGTGCAGCGCGATTGGGGTAATCGTTCAAACCGTAAAAATGCAAAAACTAAATACACATTAGACCGTGTAGGCGTTGATGTATTTAAAGCCGAAGTAGAAAAACGCTCAGGCGTTACGTTTGCACCAAGCCGTCCGTTTGAGTTTACTCATCGTGGCGACCGCATTGGTTGGGTTGAAGGCATTGATGGTAAGCACCACTTAACGCTATTTATTCAAAGTGGTCGTATTTTAGACTACCCAGGCAAACCGCTTAAAACTGGTTGTCGTAAAATTGCAGAAGTTCACCAGGGTGACATGCGTATGACGGCAAACCAAAACTTAATTATTGCTGGCGTACCTGCAGATCAAAAAGCCGTGATTGAAGAAATTGCTCGTAGCCATGGCCTGATTGATGACACAGATTCGCAGCAGCGTAAAAATTCTATGGCGTG of Pseudoalteromonas arctica A 37-1-2 contains these proteins:
- the cysI gene encoding assimilatory sulfite reductase (NADPH) hemoprotein subunit — its product is MSEQDKNVKLSDNERLKRESNFLRGTIEKDLTDEITGGFTADNFQLIRFHGMYQQDDRDIRGERAKQKLEPLHNVMLRARMPGGIIKPEQWLAIDKFADDKTSYGSIRLTTRQTFQFHGVLKPNIKGMHQMLDSVGIDSIATAGDVNRNVLCTTNPVESELHQEAYDWAAKISEHLLPKTKAYAEIWLNGEKAETTEEPILGSNYLPRKFKTTVTIPPNNEVDVHANDLNFVAIADNGKLVGFNVLVGGGLAMTHGDTATYPRKADDFGFITLEDTLKIAEHVVSVQRDWGNRSNRKNAKTKYTLDRVGVDVFKAEVEKRSGVTFAPSRPFEFTHRGDRIGWVEGIDGKHHLTLFIQSGRILDYPGKPLKTGCRKIAEVHQGDMRMTANQNLIIAGVPADQKAVIEEIARSHGLIDDTDSQQRKNSMACVSLPTCPLAMAEAERYLPSLVEKTEALLAKHGIPDDSIIMRVVGCPNGCGRAMLAEAGLVGKGPGKYNVYLGGNLEGTRIPKLYLENVGEDVYLEAFDKLIGQWASERNDGECFGDFVIRKGIVAEVKVSVTDFHA
- a CDS encoding assimilatory sulfite reductase (NADPH) flavoprotein subunit; this translates as MLLGQLNAAASPLSQDQVQKLQGLVAELNPIQQAWVSGYLAANANSAALGAPTAGVPAAGDAAALTILYGSQTGNAKGVATKMKEQAESRGLAVKLVSMSDYKPTALKKEKFLTIVVSTYGEGEPPEDAETLHEFLATKKAPKLDDVKIAVIGLGDSSYEFFCQTAKDFEERLNKLGAQTIYQRADLDVDYEDEAATWIAGAVDAFEPDLKAQQEAAGGQVVSMPFGAPTTASSQYTKQNPFEAELLTVQKITGRDSTKDVRHVEISLEGSDITYTPGDSLGVYFLNDDVLVDEVLTLTQIDATSIVKVGDEELSVRDALIEKLELTQSYPGFVEKYAIATGTPELLKLVEDKAAMRAYIEPRQIFDVIRQNPAKIDAQILVDCLRKLQARLYSIASSQAEVEDEVHLTLGLVQFDAFDSEHLGGCTGYLTRRAEEGCKVKVFSEHNDNFRLPTNDDTPVIMVGPGTGIAPFRAFLQERDSREAQGKNWLFFGNPHFTQDFLYQVEIQGYLKSGLLNKVDVAFSRDQAEKVYVQDKLRSNSKDVFEWLEAGAHFYICGDANRMAKDVHNALLDIVKENTGKSNEDAEQYLKDLRSANRYQKDVY